In Myxococcus guangdongensis, the following proteins share a genomic window:
- a CDS encoding DmpA family aminopeptidase codes for MRTLLSSSVLLSLLLTPALGAAQAERPRPRARDLGITFGGQSGPNNAITDVAGVEVGHTTLISGEGRIDKGKGPVRSGVTAVLPRGKANVGEPVFASTYALNGNGEMTGTHWIQESGELNGPVMITNTNDISAVREAVITWAEKKDLAWDLGLPVVAETWDGMLHDVYGFHVKPEHAHQALESARTGPVPEGSVGGGTGMVCHNFKGGIGTASRKLPESAGGYTLGVLVQCNYGSRRLFAVEGVPVGEELPNQRPCYLGAQKPGSPMMQAVPSCDVKGAPSKAPNPFEGAGSIIVVVATDAPLLPHQLNRLARRVPLGIAKMGGLGENYSGDIFLAFSTQPLKPPTQAHVANIAVLGNDRLNPLFEATVQATQEAILNSMLASETMTGADNIRVYGLPHDGLVKAMKKYGRLKPAAAPQAPRKTAKP; via the coding sequence ATGCGCACCCTGCTCTCCTCTTCCGTGCTGCTGTCGCTGCTGCTGACTCCCGCGCTCGGCGCCGCCCAGGCCGAGCGCCCCAGGCCCCGCGCCCGCGACCTGGGCATCACCTTCGGCGGGCAATCCGGCCCGAACAACGCCATCACCGACGTGGCGGGCGTGGAGGTGGGCCACACCACGCTCATCTCCGGCGAGGGCCGCATCGACAAGGGCAAGGGCCCCGTGCGCAGCGGCGTCACCGCCGTGCTCCCGCGAGGCAAGGCCAACGTGGGCGAGCCCGTCTTCGCCTCCACCTACGCCCTCAACGGCAACGGCGAGATGACCGGCACGCACTGGATTCAGGAGTCCGGTGAGCTCAACGGCCCGGTGATGATCACCAACACCAACGACATCAGCGCCGTGCGCGAGGCCGTCATCACCTGGGCGGAGAAGAAGGACCTCGCCTGGGACCTGGGCCTGCCCGTCGTCGCGGAGACGTGGGACGGCATGCTCCACGACGTGTATGGCTTTCACGTCAAGCCCGAGCACGCACACCAGGCGCTGGAGTCGGCGCGCACCGGCCCCGTCCCGGAGGGCTCCGTGGGCGGCGGCACTGGCATGGTATGCCACAACTTCAAGGGCGGCATCGGCACCGCCTCGCGCAAGCTGCCCGAGTCCGCCGGCGGCTACACGCTCGGGGTGTTGGTGCAATGCAATTACGGCTCGCGCCGCCTCTTCGCCGTGGAGGGCGTGCCCGTGGGCGAGGAGCTCCCGAACCAGCGGCCCTGCTACCTCGGCGCCCAGAAGCCTGGCAGCCCCATGATGCAAGCGGTGCCGTCGTGCGACGTGAAGGGCGCCCCTTCCAAGGCACCCAACCCCTTCGAGGGCGCGGGCTCCATCATCGTCGTCGTCGCCACGGACGCGCCGCTGCTGCCCCACCAGCTCAACCGGCTCGCCCGACGCGTGCCGCTGGGCATCGCCAAGATGGGCGGCCTGGGTGAGAACTACTCGGGCGACATCTTCCTCGCCTTCTCCACCCAGCCCCTGAAGCCGCCGACCCAGGCGCACGTCGCCAACATCGCGGTGCTCGGCAATGATCGACTCAATCCCCTCTTCGAGGCCACCGTGCAGGCCACCCAGGAGGCCATCCTCAACTCCATGCTCGCCTCCGAGACGATGACCGGCGCGGACAACATCCGCGTCTACGGCCTGCCTCACGACGGCCTGGTCAAGGCGATGAAGAAGTACGGACGGCTCAAGCCCGCCGCGGCTCCGCAGGCGCCCCGCAAGACGGCGAAGCCCTGA